In Sphingomonas sp. SUN019, one genomic interval encodes:
- the traA gene encoding Ti-type conjugative transfer relaxase TraA, with the protein MAIYHFSAKVISRAAGSSAVASAAYRSASRLHDERVDRHHDFSNKAGVVHSEVMLPEGAPEHLADRERLWNAVEAGEKRIDAQLAREIEFAIPRELSRQEGIRLAREFVRDEFVDRGMIADLNVHWDMGADGMPKPHAHVMLTMREINGEGFGSKVRDWNRTDLLEHWRGSWAEHANRRLAELDIDARVDHRSLEAQGIELEPQHKIGPAASRMVRQGLASERLDEHCDIARANGDKIIANPRIALDAITRTQATFTTRDLARFVHCHSDDKEQFDRAMSAVRGAPDLVALGKDGRGEERFTSRDMIETEQRLERATAALEAQRRHAVGEQHRKLALVRAEMRGLVLSAEQQSAFNHVTKADGISTVVGYAGTGKSAMLGVARATWVSAGYEVRGCALSGIAAENLESGSGIASRTIASLEHQWAQGRDLLTAHDVLVIDEAGMIGTRQMERVIAEAEKRGAKVVLVGDPEQLQAIEAGAAFRSIAERHGSVEITDIRRQQSDWQRTATRHLATGRSADAIEAYRDHGAVHASATRGDARANLIDRWDRERAAQPDASRIILTHTNEEVQALNAAARDRLRRGGDLGDDVMLHVEKGERAFARGDRVMFGRNERSLGVKNGSLGRIESVSAVRMAVMLDDGRAVAFDLKDYAAIDHGYAATIHKAQGVTVDHVHVLATPGLDRHAAYVALSRHRDAVEVHYGRDDFADEGRMVRTLSRERAKDMASDYRRTFADRRQIILPSPPAPERVSAVDRSVSDRLAPVTPPITSVRDLTPAATTAVERHGRIVQALRFATSVGEPHTAQQRNELNASRSSLDGLRPYGARDLEAAFASDHGLIRNAAEGRTTAALRAMQFEAEVRVDPQLRASTFVQRWQTLERQRRMLLRDHEDTRANAVGDRMLGMARSLERDPQIESILRSRKAQLGLPEVPGRSVGQSLADLVGRNRSRGIGIGM; encoded by the coding sequence ATGGCGATCTACCACTTCTCGGCCAAGGTCATTTCGCGCGCCGCCGGATCGAGCGCGGTTGCGTCCGCCGCCTATCGCTCGGCCTCGCGGCTTCACGATGAGCGGGTCGATCGGCATCACGATTTCTCGAACAAGGCGGGCGTCGTCCATTCCGAGGTGATGCTGCCCGAAGGTGCGCCCGAGCATCTGGCAGACCGCGAACGGCTGTGGAACGCGGTCGAAGCGGGCGAGAAGCGCATCGATGCGCAGCTTGCCCGCGAGATCGAGTTTGCGATCCCGCGCGAACTGAGCAGACAAGAAGGTATCCGTCTGGCGCGCGAGTTCGTGCGCGACGAGTTCGTCGATCGCGGCATGATCGCCGACCTGAACGTGCATTGGGACATGGGTGCGGACGGCATGCCGAAGCCGCACGCGCACGTGATGCTCACCATGCGCGAGATAAACGGGGAGGGGTTCGGTTCCAAAGTTCGCGACTGGAATCGTACCGATCTGTTGGAGCATTGGCGCGGAAGTTGGGCCGAACACGCCAACCGGCGGCTCGCCGAACTCGATATCGATGCGCGGGTCGATCACCGCAGCCTCGAAGCGCAGGGCATCGAGCTCGAGCCGCAGCACAAGATCGGCCCCGCCGCCTCGCGCATGGTGCGCCAAGGCCTGGCATCCGAACGGCTCGACGAGCATTGCGATATCGCGCGGGCGAACGGCGACAAGATCATCGCCAATCCACGTATCGCGCTCGACGCGATCACGCGGACGCAGGCGACCTTCACCACACGCGACCTAGCGAGGTTCGTGCATTGCCATAGCGACGACAAGGAGCAGTTCGACCGCGCGATGAGCGCCGTGCGGGGCGCGCCCGACCTGGTCGCGCTTGGCAAGGACGGGCGCGGCGAAGAGCGGTTCACCAGTCGTGACATGATCGAGACGGAGCAGCGGCTGGAGCGTGCCACCGCCGCACTGGAGGCGCAGCGCCGACACGCGGTCGGCGAGCAGCATCGCAAGCTTGCGCTGGTCCGGGCTGAGATGCGCGGTCTCGTACTTTCCGCAGAGCAGCAGTCAGCGTTCAATCATGTGACAAAGGCGGACGGAATCAGCACGGTCGTCGGCTACGCCGGCACCGGCAAATCCGCGATGCTTGGCGTCGCGCGCGCCACTTGGGTGAGTGCGGGTTATGAGGTGCGCGGCTGCGCGCTGTCCGGCATCGCCGCGGAGAATCTGGAAAGCGGGTCGGGCATCGCATCGCGCACGATCGCGAGCCTGGAGCATCAATGGGCTCAGGGCCGCGACTTGCTGACGGCGCATGACGTGCTCGTCATCGACGAAGCCGGCATGATCGGTACGCGGCAGATGGAACGCGTGATCGCCGAGGCAGAGAAACGCGGGGCGAAGGTCGTGCTGGTCGGCGATCCCGAACAGTTGCAGGCGATCGAAGCCGGTGCGGCGTTCCGGTCGATCGCCGAACGCCACGGCAGCGTCGAGATCACCGACATCCGCCGCCAGCAGAGCGACTGGCAACGCACCGCGACGCGGCATCTGGCGACCGGGCGGTCGGCTGACGCGATAGAAGCTTACCGCGATCACGGCGCGGTTCATGCCTCCGCCACGCGCGGCGATGCGCGCGCAAACCTGATCGACCGGTGGGATCGGGAGCGCGCCGCGCAGCCCGATGCCAGCCGCATCATCCTCACGCACACCAATGAGGAGGTGCAGGCGCTGAACGCCGCCGCACGCGACCGGCTGCGCCGCGGCGGGGATCTCGGCGACGATGTCATGCTGCACGTCGAGAAAGGCGAGCGCGCGTTCGCGCGCGGCGACCGCGTGATGTTCGGTCGGAACGAGCGCAGCCTCGGCGTGAAGAACGGATCGCTGGGGCGGATCGAGAGCGTTAGCGCCGTGCGAATGGCGGTAATGCTCGACGATGGTCGTGCGGTGGCGTTCGACCTGAAGGATTATGCCGCCATCGATCATGGTTATGCCGCGACCATCCACAAGGCGCAGGGTGTGACGGTCGACCATGTTCATGTGCTGGCGACGCCGGGGCTCGACCGCCACGCTGCTTACGTCGCGCTGTCGCGGCATCGCGACGCGGTTGAGGTTCACTACGGTCGGGACGACTTCGCCGACGAGGGTCGGATGGTCCGCACGCTGTCGCGCGAGCGGGCAAAGGACATGGCATCCGACTATCGCCGGACGTTCGCCGACCGACGGCAGATTATCCTGCCGTCACCGCCAGCGCCTGAACGCGTAAGCGCCGTCGACCGATCGGTGTCCGATCGACTGGCGCCGGTGACCCCACCAATCACATCGGTGCGCGATCTGACACCGGCTGCCACTACCGCGGTCGAGCGGCATGGCCGCATCGTACAGGCCCTGCGGTTCGCGACCAGCGTCGGAGAGCCGCATACCGCCCAACAACGAAATGAACTGAATGCCAGCCGCAGTTCGCTCGACGGCCTCCGACCGTATGGTGCGCGTGACCTTGAAGCCGCGTTTGCGTCGGATCATGGACTGATCCGCAACGCGGCCGAAGGCCGGACCACGGCCGCACTCCGCGCGATGCAATTTGAAGCCGAGGTTCGGGTCGACCCTCAGCTCCGCGCGAGCACCTTCGTCCAGCGCTGGCAGACGCTCGAGCGGCAGCGGCGGATGCTGCTCCGTGATCACGAAGACACGCGTGCAAACGCGGTCGGCGACCGTATGCTCGGCATGGCCAGGAGCCTCGAGCGCGACCCGCAGATCGAGTCGATCCTGCGCAGTCGCAAGGCGCAGCTTGGCTTGCCGGAAGTACCGGGACGAAGCGTTGGCCAGAGCCTTGCCGACCTTGTCGGTCGCAATCGAAGCCGCGGCATTGGTATCGGTATGTGA
- a CDS encoding HEPN domain-containing protein, with translation MRTDLDHLPPAKQRELERVVEILFEEFGDANGLATGKRKAGRILKIILFGSYARGGWVDEPQTAKGYQSDYDLLIIVNQQELTDRATYWYRADERLIREMTITKTLRTPVNFIVHTLQEVNDALAHGRFFFIDIARDGVALYQADDKPLLTPTPKTPDQALAMAREYFEEWFPSSLVYLETANGLREKGRTKEPAFILHQAVERLYHCVLLVSTFYTPHVHNIAFLRTQADKLDRRLMYVWPRDTRAERAMFEKLKDAYVKARYSKHYRITAEELTWLSARVEELGRAVQEVCEERIALLARDVAA, from the coding sequence ATGCGCACCGACCTCGACCATCTGCCGCCCGCCAAACAGCGCGAGCTCGAGCGCGTGGTCGAGATCCTGTTCGAGGAGTTTGGCGACGCGAACGGGCTGGCGACCGGCAAGCGCAAAGCCGGGCGCATCCTCAAGATCATCCTGTTCGGCAGCTACGCGCGCGGCGGCTGGGTCGACGAGCCGCAGACCGCCAAAGGCTATCAATCCGACTACGACCTGCTGATCATCGTCAACCAGCAGGAGCTGACCGACCGCGCCACCTATTGGTACCGCGCCGACGAGCGGCTGATCCGCGAGATGACCATCACGAAGACGCTCAGGACCCCGGTCAACTTTATCGTCCACACGCTGCAGGAAGTGAACGACGCGCTCGCGCACGGGCGGTTCTTCTTCATCGACATCGCGCGCGACGGCGTTGCGCTCTACCAAGCCGACGACAAGCCGCTCCTCACCCCCACCCCCAAGACGCCCGATCAGGCGCTCGCGATGGCGCGGGAGTATTTTGAGGAGTGGTTCCCGAGTTCACTTGTCTACTTGGAGACAGCGAACGGCCTTCGCGAAAAGGGCCGGACAAAGGAACCCGCCTTCATTCTGCACCAAGCCGTTGAGCGGCTTTACCACTGCGTGCTCCTAGTCAGCACGTTCTACACGCCGCACGTCCACAACATCGCGTTCCTGCGTACCCAGGCCGACAAGCTAGACCGTCGGCTGATGTACGTCTGGCCGCGCGACACGCGCGCCGAGCGCGCGATGTTCGAAAAACTGAAGGACGCGTACGTGAAGGCGCGCTACTCCAAACATTATCGCATCACCGCCGAGGAGCTCACATGGCTCAGCGCGCGCGTCGAGGAGCTTGGCCGTGCGGTGCAGGAAGTATGCGAAGAGCGCATCGCGCTGCTCGCGCGCGATGTCGCTGCGTAA
- a CDS encoding MucR family transcriptional regulator, which translates to MTDTSDTNTVELATELTIAWLSNQNNRISAEDVPAFLQKMFDTVTELANGSSTSLPSTDDAQTEEYTPAVTARKSLASKDHIISMIDGKPYKTLRRHLSSHGLTPAEYRARYKLKADYPMVAEGYSEARRAAALKIGLGQKGRKAKATASKTAGAERTKRAPLKLKMD; encoded by the coding sequence ATGACCGACACCAGCGACACGAACACCGTCGAACTCGCCACCGAACTGACGATCGCGTGGCTCTCCAATCAGAACAATCGCATATCTGCGGAAGACGTGCCAGCGTTCCTGCAGAAGATGTTCGACACAGTAACCGAACTCGCGAACGGGTCTTCCACCTCTTTGCCCTCAACGGACGATGCACAGACCGAAGAGTACACGCCCGCGGTGACGGCACGTAAATCGCTTGCATCGAAAGATCACATCATCTCGATGATCGACGGCAAGCCCTACAAGACGCTGCGCCGGCATCTGTCGAGCCATGGCCTGACCCCGGCAGAGTATCGCGCGCGGTACAAGCTGAAGGCGGACTACCCGATGGTCGCCGAAGGCTATTCGGAGGCTCGTCGCGCAGCAGCGCTGAAGATCGGTCTCGGCCAAAAGGGACGCAAGGCGAAGGCGACCGCATCGAAAACTGCAGGAGCCGAGCGTACGAAACGCGCGCCGCTCAAGCTGAAGATGGACTGA
- a CDS encoding conjugal transfer protein TraD: MKRRERTRQLIELGGLIAKAGLIELTDDDRAVMLGALADIATRLRADDREQLILLWRRRGKRMFEHGAID; encoded by the coding sequence ATGAAACGCCGCGAACGCACGCGCCAGTTGATCGAGCTTGGCGGCCTGATCGCCAAGGCCGGACTGATCGAGCTTACCGACGACGATCGTGCAGTGATGCTCGGCGCGTTGGCCGATATTGCCACAAGACTTCGCGCTGACGATCGCGAGCAGTTGATCCTGCTGTGGCGTCGGCGTGGAAAGCGAATGTTCGAGCATGGCGCGATCGATTGA
- a CDS encoding sigma factor-like helix-turn-helix DNA-binding protein — translation MIPHPAGTARMARLAAVLRQMPERQRAIFLTVSNDEQTFAELAERFGISSAAVEQELARALVLLDGAADDAGSLGGRFCSAGSGGIPGADRCVSLAPPARLSRGGNHGYKR, via the coding sequence ATGATCCCGCACCCCGCCGGTACCGCGCGCATGGCCCGGCTCGCAGCGGTGCTGCGGCAGATGCCCGAGCGGCAGCGGGCGATCTTCCTGACGGTGAGCAACGACGAACAGACCTTTGCCGAGCTGGCCGAGCGGTTCGGCATCAGCAGCGCAGCAGTCGAGCAGGAACTGGCGCGCGCGTTGGTGCTGTTGGACGGGGCGGCGGACGACGCCGGATCACTAGGCGGACGCTTTTGCTCCGCTGGATCAGGCGGCATCCCCGGGGCTGACCGATGCGTCTCGCTGGCACCGCCAGCGAGACTGTCGCGGGGCGGAAACCATGGTTACAAGCGATGA
- a CDS encoding HU family DNA-binding protein: protein MLRSDLVEFVAAEIGSPTVADDMVKCLFSTMVAHFEKGGRVELRKFGSFSVRSYRGRNARNPATGEFVTVSPKCRVHFKPSRQLTASLAAGAALA, encoded by the coding sequence ATGTTAAGGTCAGATTTGGTCGAATTCGTCGCCGCAGAGATTGGTAGCCCGACGGTGGCGGATGATATGGTGAAATGTCTTTTCTCGACGATGGTCGCGCATTTTGAAAAGGGCGGCCGCGTCGAGCTTCGCAAGTTTGGTTCGTTCAGCGTGAGATCGTATCGCGGGCGGAACGCGAGGAACCCTGCGACCGGCGAATTTGTAACGGTTTCGCCCAAGTGCCGGGTTCATTTCAAGCCAAGTCGTCAACTCACGGCATCGCTAGCAGCAGGCGCTGCTTTAGCGTGA
- a CDS encoding acyltransferase: MQRNSSIDAARGVAAVAVLLFHANYLSIGWIGVPIFFALSGYLITRQMRDGMRPITFWQRRAVRLIPPFYIYLVANLIIAEAQGRDMAGYPWHFLGGSDVLIAFGGASGHGHVGHLWSIAVEFQAYAVWPAIMAAGRFRRLILFAMAVGFFTVWAAVGHPAVMVGTAAFFALGALVALQGYEPPHIRVSRALVALGRASYSIYLWQMICVGGAMRLGYPIVGVAASIAVGLMSARWLEDWRWLLKLLNQSTRRRNRLKIISSGGVSIEVTT, from the coding sequence ATGCAGAGAAACAGCTCGATTGACGCGGCCCGCGGCGTCGCGGCGGTTGCTGTGCTTCTATTCCATGCGAACTATCTCTCTATCGGTTGGATCGGCGTTCCGATTTTCTTCGCGCTGTCCGGGTATCTCATCACCCGACAAATGCGGGACGGTATGCGACCGATTACATTTTGGCAGCGGCGCGCCGTACGCTTGATCCCGCCCTTCTACATCTACCTCGTCGCGAACCTCATCATCGCGGAAGCTCAAGGGCGCGATATGGCGGGTTACCCCTGGCACTTCCTCGGCGGATCTGACGTGCTAATAGCTTTTGGCGGAGCCTCTGGGCATGGCCATGTCGGCCACCTGTGGTCGATTGCGGTAGAGTTTCAAGCGTATGCCGTTTGGCCCGCTATTATGGCGGCGGGTCGGTTCAGACGTTTGATCCTCTTCGCGATGGCTGTCGGTTTCTTCACGGTGTGGGCCGCGGTAGGTCATCCCGCGGTAATGGTTGGAACGGCGGCATTCTTCGCGCTCGGCGCACTCGTCGCGCTTCAAGGGTACGAGCCGCCGCACATACGGGTTTCGCGAGCGTTGGTCGCGTTGGGGCGCGCTAGTTACAGCATCTACCTTTGGCAGATGATCTGTGTCGGGGGTGCGATGCGGTTGGGCTACCCGATCGTCGGCGTGGCGGCCAGCATTGCGGTCGGCTTAATGTCCGCGCGGTGGCTTGAGGACTGGAGATGGCTGCTTAAGCTGCTCAACCAATCAACGCGTCGGAGGAACCGTCTGAAGATTATTAGCTCGGGCGGCGTCTCAATTGAGGTTACTACCTGA
- a CDS encoding conjugal transfer protein TraD has protein sequence MRKPRDFDAELMTLNDKARRLKDRRINQLGELVVATGGGALPIEQLAGVLLAAVETKDAGAKESWRTRGAAFFQRGADKSVRRSRRDAGDTAKGGGMASSPGRETREK, from the coding sequence ATGCGCAAGCCGCGCGATTTCGATGCAGAGTTGATGACGCTGAACGACAAGGCGCGGCGATTGAAAGACCGGAGGATCAATCAGCTCGGAGAACTCGTCGTCGCCACCGGCGGCGGGGCTTTGCCGATCGAACAGCTGGCGGGCGTGCTGCTCGCCGCGGTCGAAACCAAGGACGCGGGCGCGAAAGAGAGTTGGCGCACCCGCGGCGCTGCGTTCTTTCAGCGCGGGGCAGATAAGTCGGTGCGCCGATCTCGCCGCGACGCTGGCGACACTGCGAAAGGTGGCGGCATGGCGTCATCGCCTGGACGCGAAACGCGCGAGAAATGA
- a CDS encoding calcium-binding protein produces MTIEYAQSNVTVRNGANVTGNPAVLISGNNVTLRNAGYLDGESSGTIVGLTGSGTTFINEAAGNVGSDFFRSTIVGSAFSDTIINEGRIRGRVDLGAGDDVYIERRSSAEVALGDGDDRFDFVAGQNYTDMFFLSLRLDGGIGTDTLNLSGQVLKLNPIIRDFETLNVSSSLAYLNSVSGFKTINLAPNGFYELAYSLNPDVDLSLQSSLSLRGSSSLRSITGSDGQEELRLAGNVRIGGNVRLGAGSDFVTLDYTTADLGAPKVGGLIDGGLGTDQLTIMTTGTMPLTVDLTQFRNFESIQTRSGASNLIFQGVSDVATIWLSEDALSTFELQAATLDVAAISGRIQIVSGTIVGSITGPGGHSTEPAESSLSIVNTGSILGNVRLSNGDDSYQGTGSVSGVIYGFAGNDHLVGGMGSQTIDGGDGHDRLYGGIGSDQFFGGSGDDLLDGGSGADRLDGGTGNDTYMIDNAGDEVIEFSQAGVDTVISSVSFTLTAGLENLTLMGNGWIDGTGNELANYIVGNRGNNRLSTGAGDDIVTTVAGVEGYKSDAGFDVADGGDGFDTLLLGGFKSDYHALMASGRTFLVTENGAVELFGFEQGAFRSKGATSIPELLASTVAFDGLEYVASYSDLRAAFGTDAAKGLTHYVQNGFTEGRSVVFGGLEYIASYSDLRAAFGADATAGARHYIQNGASEGRSITFDSLTYLASYGDLIQAFGTDANAAARHFIQWGANEGRSTMFDANTYAANYSDLAAAFGDDADALARHYILTGYAEGRTFVPPSSGSAAAPSSVPADAFADTVGAPNASWFDGHFPGAIALDTHLLIIA; encoded by the coding sequence GTGACAATCGAATACGCGCAGAGCAACGTCACAGTGCGCAATGGCGCCAATGTCACCGGCAACCCTGCCGTGCTGATAAGCGGTAACAACGTTACACTTCGAAACGCCGGCTATCTAGACGGCGAGAGTTCTGGCACGATTGTTGGTCTGACCGGTAGCGGCACCACGTTCATCAACGAGGCGGCCGGCAATGTTGGGTCGGACTTTTTCCGCTCGACCATCGTCGGCTCGGCGTTCAGCGACACCATTATTAACGAGGGTCGCATTCGCGGCCGGGTCGACCTTGGCGCTGGCGATGATGTCTATATCGAGCGCCGCTCGAGCGCAGAGGTGGCTCTCGGAGACGGCGACGATCGGTTCGACTTCGTGGCGGGCCAAAACTACACCGATATGTTTTTCCTGTCGCTCAGGCTTGACGGTGGCATAGGCACCGACACGCTCAACCTCTCCGGTCAAGTATTAAAGCTCAATCCAATCATCCGAGACTTTGAAACACTTAATGTCTCTAGCTCGTTGGCCTATTTAAATAGCGTTTCTGGGTTCAAGACGATCAACTTGGCACCGAACGGATTCTATGAACTGGCCTACTCCTTGAACCCTGATGTCGATCTTTCGCTGCAGAGCTCGCTATCCTTACGGGGCAGCTCTTCGTTGCGGAGCATAACGGGCTCGGATGGGCAGGAAGAGCTTCGGCTGGCCGGCAACGTCCGTATTGGCGGGAATGTTCGGCTTGGTGCCGGCAGCGACTTTGTGACGCTGGACTATACAACAGCAGATCTTGGTGCACCGAAGGTAGGAGGTCTTATCGACGGCGGTCTCGGTACGGACCAGCTCACCATAATGACGACGGGCACGATGCCGCTTACCGTCGATTTAACGCAGTTTCGCAACTTTGAGAGCATTCAAACTCGTTCGGGCGCAAGTAACCTGATATTTCAGGGTGTTTCCGACGTTGCAACCATCTGGCTGTCCGAGGACGCATTATCTACATTCGAGTTGCAAGCCGCGACGCTGGATGTGGCTGCGATAAGCGGGCGCATTCAGATTGTTTCGGGCACCATTGTTGGATCAATCACCGGACCCGGAGGGCATTCAACCGAGCCCGCTGAAAGCAGCCTTTCGATCGTCAATACCGGGAGCATCCTCGGCAACGTACGGCTGAGCAATGGCGATGACAGCTATCAGGGCACCGGCAGCGTCAGCGGCGTCATTTACGGTTTTGCCGGCAATGATCATCTGGTTGGCGGTATGGGATCGCAGACGATCGATGGCGGCGACGGTCACGACAGACTGTACGGCGGCATCGGTTCGGACCAATTTTTTGGTGGATCGGGTGACGACCTTCTTGATGGCGGTTCCGGCGCTGATCGTTTGGACGGCGGCACCGGTAATGACACCTATATGATCGACAATGCCGGTGACGAAGTCATCGAGTTCAGTCAGGCCGGCGTCGACACCGTGATCTCAAGCGTCAGCTTCACGCTAACCGCGGGCCTCGAGAACCTGACTCTTATGGGGAACGGCTGGATCGACGGCACCGGCAACGAGTTGGCCAACTACATCGTCGGTAACAGAGGTAACAACCGTCTATCGACGGGCGCGGGGGACGACATCGTCACGACCGTAGCGGGGGTTGAGGGTTACAAGTCCGATGCCGGCTTCGACGTGGCGGATGGCGGCGACGGCTTCGACACGCTGCTCCTTGGCGGGTTCAAGTCGGACTATCATGCGTTGATGGCCAGTGGTCGCACCTTTCTTGTCACCGAAAACGGCGCGGTCGAGCTATTCGGGTTCGAGCAAGGCGCGTTCAGGTCGAAGGGGGCCACCTCGATCCCGGAGCTGTTAGCGAGCACGGTGGCGTTCGACGGCCTTGAATACGTCGCGTCTTATAGCGACCTTCGCGCCGCGTTCGGCACTGATGCGGCCAAGGGTCTGACCCATTATGTCCAGAACGGTTTTACCGAAGGTCGGTCGGTTGTGTTCGGCGGTCTCGAGTACATCGCGTCGTACAGCGATTTACGGGCAGCGTTCGGCGCCGATGCCACCGCGGGTGCGCGCCACTACATCCAGAACGGCGCGAGCGAGGGCCGTAGCATCACTTTCGATAGCCTCACCTATCTGGCGTCGTACGGGGATCTCATTCAGGCCTTCGGGACGGATGCGAACGCAGCAGCGCGTCACTTCATTCAGTGGGGCGCGAACGAGGGCCGGTCGACCATGTTCGATGCCAATACCTATGCGGCGAATTACAGCGATTTGGCCGCGGCATTCGGCGACGATGCGGATGCGTTGGCGCGTCACTACATCCTGACCGGTTACGCCGAAGGACGGACGTTTGTGCCGCCGTCGTCGGGCTCTGCCGCTGCGCCGTCTTCGGTACCGGCCGACGCTTTTGCCGATACAGTTGGCGCGCCGAACGCATCCTGGTTTGATGGGCACTTTCCCGGCGCGATAGCACTGGACACTCACCTTCTCATCATCGCCTGA
- a CDS encoding ferritin-like domain-containing protein, producing MGLFTKDIATFDDLFLHQLQDVYYAEHQITKALPKMVHKATDAGLKQGFQTHLKETEGQIERLDRVFDLLGEKPKAVTCPAIDGIIKEANEVAGDISDKAVLDAALIASAQAVEHYEITRYGTLVTWAGQLGRPDIAKLLQETLDEEYATDDKLTAMAKAKVNPKAEAVTA from the coding sequence ATGGGCTTGTTCACGAAAGACATCGCCACGTTCGACGACCTGTTCCTTCACCAGTTGCAGGACGTGTACTACGCCGAGCACCAAATCACGAAGGCGCTGCCGAAGATGGTCCACAAGGCTACCGATGCGGGCCTGAAGCAGGGCTTCCAAACCCATCTGAAAGAAACCGAAGGTCAGATCGAGCGGCTGGATCGCGTGTTTGATCTGCTCGGGGAGAAGCCGAAGGCAGTCACGTGTCCGGCGATCGACGGCATCATTAAGGAAGCCAACGAAGTTGCTGGCGACATCTCCGACAAGGCAGTGCTTGATGCCGCGCTGATCGCTTCAGCCCAAGCGGTCGAGCATTACGAAATCACGCGCTATGGCACGCTGGTCACATGGGCCGGGCAATTGGGCCGCCCGGACATCGCAAAGCTCCTTCAAGAGACGCTCGACGAGGAATATGCGACCGATGACAAGCTGACCGCGATGGCGAAGGCGAAGGTCAACCCGAAGGCCGAAGCGGTCACGGCCTGA
- a CDS encoding DUF6151 family protein: MTDSKGNEQLRLDLSFSCACGSVVGTLIKPGPSVGDHVVCHCTDCQAFAKRLGAVDRVLDRTAGTALYQGRCAMMRLTVGRDQLACLHLTEKPTLRWYARCCDTPLFNTYKNGRIPYITTVVANCNPGQRDLLLGPPIGHLFTNEASGDARNLERLSMIKLMRRFSRRMIIDMVTGDRRRAELFDPRTLDPIASPTMPYVEINGHPVSKHAQ, encoded by the coding sequence TTGACCGACAGCAAAGGAAATGAGCAGTTGCGGCTCGACCTGTCCTTTTCGTGCGCCTGCGGGTCGGTAGTGGGAACGCTGATCAAACCCGGCCCGAGCGTCGGCGACCATGTCGTATGCCACTGCACAGATTGTCAGGCTTTCGCAAAGCGTCTTGGTGCGGTTGATCGCGTTCTGGATCGAACCGCCGGAACCGCGCTTTACCAAGGCCGCTGCGCGATGATGAGACTTACTGTCGGTCGTGATCAGCTTGCCTGCCTACATCTAACCGAAAAGCCAACGCTTCGATGGTACGCACGATGTTGCGATACACCGCTGTTCAACACATACAAAAATGGCCGAATCCCGTACATAACAACTGTGGTGGCCAACTGTAACCCGGGTCAACGTGACCTGCTTCTCGGGCCGCCGATCGGCCATCTGTTTACTAACGAAGCGTCGGGCGACGCCAGAAATCTTGAACGCCTCTCGATGATCAAGCTGATGCGACGCTTCTCCAGGCGGATGATTATCGACATGGTCACGGGTGATCGGCGACGCGCGGAGCTCTTCGACCCACGCACACTCGATCCGATTGCGTCTCCAACGATGCCGTATGTCGAGATTAATGGCCATCCGGTTTCGAAACACGCCCAATAA